One window from the genome of Halictus rubicundus isolate RS-2024b chromosome 7, iyHalRubi1_principal, whole genome shotgun sequence encodes:
- the LOC143355470 gene encoding terminal nucleotidyltransferase 4B isoform X1: MDPTIGWYQPEQFGPAKDLWLHIWEAEKGLDILTLKNDSSSNVMGVKLQQDFIALDSLNFRGDRMQHQTGNIYYNPSRRKGDNRASTYGMNYNYDALVGEYGGCPWRVPNKHYSKGVIGLHEEIEDFFAYMCPSNEEHSLRMRVVKRIEQVIYDLWPDSKVEVFGSFRTGLYLPTSDIDLVVIGIWTDLPLRTLERALLDQNIAEPSSIKVLDKASVPIVKLTDKETEIKVDISFNMNNGVKSAELINSFKKRYPVLEKLVMVLKQFLLQRDLNEVFTGGISSYSLILMTISFLQLHPRQNAYCSNANLGVLLIEFLELYGRKFNYVKTGIRVKDGGTYISKEEVQRDMIDGHRPSLLCIEDPLTPGNDIGRSSYGALYVKDAFDWAYYVLSQAVSPLNILVNDANKVSILGRIIRVTDEVIDYRKWIKETFPLPLSEVDSLSSSTGSDASTLSAPASDTDSECSRGNSPNTGGKGEDTNKEKHVYNNQHTHHHSQWKKPYKGTAHGNHHSSRGNYHHRGINNNISGQSKAKHSLHSNGSNNNSHSPSSRPQTVKRKKQCITPRGGTGDCVR; the protein is encoded by the exons ATGGATCCGACTATCGGTTGGTATCAACCGGAGCAGTTCGGCCCCGCTAAGGATTTGTGGTTACACATTTGGGAAGCTGAGAAAGGTCTTGATATCTTAACGCTGAAGAACGATTCATCTTCGAATGTGATGGGAGTGAAGCTTCAGCAAGACTTCATAGCTttagattctcttaattttcggGGAGACCGCATGCAACATCAAACAGGCAATATCTATTATAATCCATCGCGTAGGAAAGGTGATAATCGTGCTAGTACCTACGGCATGAACTACAATTACGATGCCTTAGTTGGCGAATACGGAGGCTGTCCGTGGCGTGTACCCAATAAACATTATTCAAAAGGAGTTATTGG GTTGCATGAAGAAATTGAAGATTTTTTTGCCTATATGTGTCCATCTAATGAAGAACATAGCTTACGAATGCGTGTTGTCAAAAGGATAGAACAAGTAATTTATGATCTCTGGCCAGATTCTAAGGTTGAAGTATTTGGCAGCTTTCGCACTGGTTTATATTTACCTACAAG tGATATAGATTTAGTAGTAATAGGAATATGGACAGATCTTCCATTGCGTACTTTGGAACGTGCTTTACTGGATCAAAATATTGCTGAACCATCATCTATTAAAGTTTTAGACAAAGCTAGTGTTCCAATTGTCAAGTTAACTGATAAAGAAACTGAAATTAAAGTAGATATCAGTTTTAATATGAATAATGGTGTCAAATCTGCAGAATTGATTAATTCTTTCAAGAAGCGGTATCCTGTGCTGGAGAAACTAGTTATGGTATTAAAACAATTCTTGTTACAAAGAGACCTGAATGAAGTTTTTACTGGTGGAATTTCTTCATACAGTTTAATACTTATGACTATCAGTTTTTTACAG TTACATCCCAGACAAAATGCTTACTGTTCAAATGCTAACCTTGGGGTGCTATTAATAGAATTTTTGGAATTATATGGTAGAAAATTTAATTACGTTAAGACAGGAATTCGTGTTAAAGACGGTGGTACTTACATATCCAAGGAAGAG GTTCAACGTGATATGATAGATGGCCATCGACCTTCTTTATTGTGTATAGAAGATCCACTTACACCTGGAAACGATATTGGCCGTAGTAGTTATGGCGCATTATATGTAAAAGATGCATTTGATTGGGCTTATTATGTCCTTTCGCAAGCAGTTAGTCCTTTAAATATTTTAGTCAATGATGCAAATAAAGTAAG TATACTAGGAAGAATAATTCGCGTGACGGATGAAGTAATAGATTATCGCAAGTGGATTAAAGAAACATTCCCACTACCTTTGAGCGAGGTAGACTCATTATCTAGTTCAACCGGATCCGATGCATCAACATTATCTGCTCCAGCAAGTGATACA GATTCTGAATGTAGTCGAGGTAATTCTCCAAACACTGGTGGGAAGGGTGAAGATACAAATAAAGAAAAACATGTATATAATAATCAACACACTCATCATCATTCACAATGGAAAAAACCATATAAGGGAACTGCTCATG GTAACCATCATAGCTCCAGAGGAAATTATCATCATCgtggaataaataataatataagtgGACAAAGTAAAGCCAAACATTCTCTTCATAGTAATGGAAGTAACAACAACAGCCACAGTCCAAGTTCTAGACCACAAACTGTAAAACGAAAAAAACAGTGCATTACACCTCGCGGTGGTACTGGAGATTGTGTACGGTGA
- the LOC143355470 gene encoding terminal nucleotidyltransferase 4B isoform X2, with protein MDPTIGWYQPEQFGPAKDLWLHIWEAEKGLDILTLKNDSSSNVMGVKLQQDFIALDSLNFRGDRMQHQTGNIYYNPSRRKGDNRASTYGMNYNYDALVGEYGGCPWRVPNKHYSKGVIGLHEEIEDFFAYMCPSNEEHSLRMRVVKRIEQVIYDLWPDSKVEVFGSFRTGLYLPTSDIDLVVIGIWTDLPLRTLERALLDQNIAEPSSIKVLDKASVPIVKLTDKETEIKKRYPVLEKLVMVLKQFLLQRDLNEVFTGGISSYSLILMTISFLQLHPRQNAYCSNANLGVLLIEFLELYGRKFNYVKTGIRVKDGGTYISKEEVQRDMIDGHRPSLLCIEDPLTPGNDIGRSSYGALYVKDAFDWAYYVLSQAVSPLNILVNDANKVSILGRIIRVTDEVIDYRKWIKETFPLPLSEVDSLSSSTGSDASTLSAPASDTDSECSRGNSPNTGGKGEDTNKEKHVYNNQHTHHHSQWKKPYKGTAHGNHHSSRGNYHHRGINNNISGQSKAKHSLHSNGSNNNSHSPSSRPQTVKRKKQCITPRGGTGDCVR; from the exons ATGGATCCGACTATCGGTTGGTATCAACCGGAGCAGTTCGGCCCCGCTAAGGATTTGTGGTTACACATTTGGGAAGCTGAGAAAGGTCTTGATATCTTAACGCTGAAGAACGATTCATCTTCGAATGTGATGGGAGTGAAGCTTCAGCAAGACTTCATAGCTttagattctcttaattttcggGGAGACCGCATGCAACATCAAACAGGCAATATCTATTATAATCCATCGCGTAGGAAAGGTGATAATCGTGCTAGTACCTACGGCATGAACTACAATTACGATGCCTTAGTTGGCGAATACGGAGGCTGTCCGTGGCGTGTACCCAATAAACATTATTCAAAAGGAGTTATTGG GTTGCATGAAGAAATTGAAGATTTTTTTGCCTATATGTGTCCATCTAATGAAGAACATAGCTTACGAATGCGTGTTGTCAAAAGGATAGAACAAGTAATTTATGATCTCTGGCCAGATTCTAAGGTTGAAGTATTTGGCAGCTTTCGCACTGGTTTATATTTACCTACAAG tGATATAGATTTAGTAGTAATAGGAATATGGACAGATCTTCCATTGCGTACTTTGGAACGTGCTTTACTGGATCAAAATATTGCTGAACCATCATCTATTAAAGTTTTAGACAAAGCTAGTGTTCCAATTGTCAAGTTAACTGATAAAGAAACTGAAATTAAA AAGCGGTATCCTGTGCTGGAGAAACTAGTTATGGTATTAAAACAATTCTTGTTACAAAGAGACCTGAATGAAGTTTTTACTGGTGGAATTTCTTCATACAGTTTAATACTTATGACTATCAGTTTTTTACAG TTACATCCCAGACAAAATGCTTACTGTTCAAATGCTAACCTTGGGGTGCTATTAATAGAATTTTTGGAATTATATGGTAGAAAATTTAATTACGTTAAGACAGGAATTCGTGTTAAAGACGGTGGTACTTACATATCCAAGGAAGAG GTTCAACGTGATATGATAGATGGCCATCGACCTTCTTTATTGTGTATAGAAGATCCACTTACACCTGGAAACGATATTGGCCGTAGTAGTTATGGCGCATTATATGTAAAAGATGCATTTGATTGGGCTTATTATGTCCTTTCGCAAGCAGTTAGTCCTTTAAATATTTTAGTCAATGATGCAAATAAAGTAAG TATACTAGGAAGAATAATTCGCGTGACGGATGAAGTAATAGATTATCGCAAGTGGATTAAAGAAACATTCCCACTACCTTTGAGCGAGGTAGACTCATTATCTAGTTCAACCGGATCCGATGCATCAACATTATCTGCTCCAGCAAGTGATACA GATTCTGAATGTAGTCGAGGTAATTCTCCAAACACTGGTGGGAAGGGTGAAGATACAAATAAAGAAAAACATGTATATAATAATCAACACACTCATCATCATTCACAATGGAAAAAACCATATAAGGGAACTGCTCATG GTAACCATCATAGCTCCAGAGGAAATTATCATCATCgtggaataaataataatataagtgGACAAAGTAAAGCCAAACATTCTCTTCATAGTAATGGAAGTAACAACAACAGCCACAGTCCAAGTTCTAGACCACAAACTGTAAAACGAAAAAAACAGTGCATTACACCTCGCGGTGGTACTGGAGATTGTGTACGGTGA
- the LOC143355476 gene encoding cytochrome c oxidase subunit 4 isoform 1, mitochondrial — protein MAGKLLISCLRQNIPIHIRGMATVHFPDRIGNREIVGYGYNGEESYMDRIDYPLPAIRFKANTPDIMALREKEKGDWKKLSIEEKKALYRASFCQTIVEMHAPTGEWKGELGISLILVALTFWMFYFLKTFAYPELPETFDEEHRLAQLERMRLLEVNPISGISKK, from the exons ATGGCCGGCAAACTGCTTATTTCATGTTTGCGACAAAACATTCCAATTCACATTCGTGGAATGGCCACTGTTCATTTTCCAGACAGAATTGGCAATAGAGAGATAGTAGGTTATGGATACAATGGAGAGGAATCATACATGGATCGTATTGACTATCCTTTGCCTGCTATCCGTTTTAAAGCCAATACACCAGATATCATG GCATTGAGGGAAAAGGAAAAAGGAGATTGGAAGAAATTGTCTATTGAGGAGAAAAAAGCATTATATCGTGCAAGCTTTTGTCAAACGATTGTAGAAATGCATGCTCCAACAGGAGAATGGAAAGGAGAGTTAGGAATTTCACTTATACTCGTGGCACTCACTTTTTGGATGTTCTATTTCCTTAAAACATTTG CTTATCCAGAATTACCAGAAACATTCGATGAAGAACACAGACTAGCTCAATTGGAACGTATGCGACTACTTGAAGTCAATCCTATCTCTGGAAttagtaaaaaataa